TTCAGCAGGGCGAGCATGCCGACGAAGATGAGGATCAGGCCCATGGCCAGGCGGCCACCGAAGGAGACGGCGCCGAAGCCATCGGGCAGTTCCGGCGTTTCCATGCGGCTGATGGCTTCATTGAGCAGCAGGGCGCGGCGGTAGGCATCCACCAGGTTGTAGAGCCAGAAGAAGGTCATGAAGATGCCCACGGCCGGTTCCAGCAGGCCCAGGCGGTTCGACGACATCAGGCATACGAGGAGGGCGATGGTGCCCGCGTGGATGAAGCCCAGCCGCGTGTAGCCCAGGAACACCTGGCCCAGGCCGGGCATGAGGGAAAGCACGGCGGCGAGCATGGGGGACTTGTAGCGGGGATCGCGGAAATAGTCGGGCCGCGCCCCCGAAGGAAGGGGGTAGGGCGCTGGCGGCGGAACCGGGACGGATGTCACGTGGGGATCGGATTCGGGCTGGGGGGTCATGGGCTGCTCCCGGTTGAAGGGGGGAATTGAGAACGGGTGGGGAAAGGAGACTTGTTGAAAAGGACTGTGAGGATGGCGCCCAAAGAGAAGAACGCAGCTGCGCCTCAGGGGTTCGGGGGGCCGGTTGGATTTCCCTGGGCCGGAGCGGCGGGCGGATTCCCGCGGAGCGCCTGGAACTGGGCGCGCATCCAGGCCGAGCCGCGCTGCCAATGGGATGGACGAGGTGCGGCGGGCGATGCCGGTGCGGGGCGAAGGCCCTGCTGGACCGTCAGGGCACTGCGGCGTTCGACCTGGATCACCTGGGCTTTCACCCGCTGGGCGGAGGCGCCCAGGGGCTGCACAAAGGCGGGAACCCGCAGGGGAATTGAAGGCGCAGGGATGGGCAGGGTGATGCCCATGAGGCCTGCGGCGGCGCCCAGGTAGGCGGCCTCCAGGGCGATGCGGGGCCGGTGCATCAGTTTCCACCAGAGGCTGCGCAGGTCCGTCCTGGCCGCAACCGGACGGTGGACCGTGGCCCGCAGCACTCGCTGGGTGAACCAGGGTCCGGGGTTCGCCTGGGCCAGGGCGGGCAGCGCCGTCTGCGCGGCGCGCAGGGCCGCGACAAGCCTCGCGCAGCCGGGGCAGCCGTCCAGGTGGGCCTGGGCCAGCTGGCTCCGGGTGGCATCCAGCGTTTCATCCACGAGGTCGCAGGCCAGCTCCTGCAGGCGTTCGCAGGACGATCCAGACGTACGGGCCAGGATGGCCCGGGTGAGATCCAAGGCGGCCTGGGGCGGGAGCAGGGAGTCGTTCATGTCAGCCTCCCATGCCCGCGGCGCAGAGCTTCTGGGCCAATTCCAGCCGGGCGCGGTTGGAGCGGGATTTCACCGTGCCCACGGGCACTTCCAGAATGGCGGCGATCTCCTCCAGACCCAGGCCCTGGATCTCCTTGAGGAGGATGACCTCTCGGTTCAGATCCGTCAGCTCCTGGAGCGCGCGGTGGACCATCGTCTTCCGCACCGCCGCCAGGTGGGCCTCCTCGGGGTTCTGGTCGGTGGATCGCAGATCGAACAGCTCGTCGGCAGGCAGATCCCACAGAGGCGGTCGGGCCTTCCGCCGCCGCAGGTGGTCGATGCAGGCGTTGCGGGTGATGCGGATGATCCAAGGCAGGCAGCCGGATTCATCCGGCACCAGGGCCAGGTTCTGATAGATGCGCACGAAGACATCCTGGGTGAGGTCCCGGGCATCCTCGGCCTGGGCCGTGTAGTGGTAGGCCAGCCCGAAGACCCGGCCCTGGAAGGTGCGGACAAAGAACTCCCAGGCCAGCTCATCGCCACGTCGAACCAGGGGCAGCGCTTGGGAGAGTTCCATCGATCCTTTCAGGGTTGGGGCCGGTGGCCTCATGAACAAGAACGCAGGGGGCGCGAAAAGGTTCGGTGGCGAAATCCACCGGTAGAATCCAGGAATGGAAAGGTGCCCCCTTGTTGGAAACGAGACCGGTTGCAGCGGGAAGTGAAGACATCGTCATCCGGGGGGCCGCCGAGCACAACCTCAAGGGCTTCGACCTGCGCATTCCGAGGCGCAGCCTCACGGTGATCACGGGGGTGTCAGGTTCGGGCAAATCCTCCCTGGCCTTCGACACCTTATTCCGGGAAGGACAGCGCCGCTTCCTGGAAACCTTGCCTGCCTTCAGCCGCCAGTTCGTGGGGGGGCTATCCCGCCCGGCCCTGCGCAGCATCGAAGGGCTGGGACCGGCGGTGGCCCTGGGGCAGCGTGTGAACCACGCCAACCTCCGCTCCACCGTGGGCACCCTCACAGAGGGCTGGGACCTCCTCCGGCTGCTCTTTGCCCGTTTGGGCAAGGCGCCGGAGGGGATCCATCCCACCCGCGGCCTGTTTTCCTTCAATGGCGAAGCGGGCGCCTGTCCCCAATGCCAGGGCCTGGGCGTGGAGGACCGCCTGGACCTGGACCTGCTGGTGGCCGATCCGGCCAAGTCCCTGCGCGAGGGGGCGCTGCGCGTCAGCACGCCCAACGGCTACCTCATGTATTCGCAAGTCACGCTGGCCGTGCTGGACGAGGTGCTGCGCGCCCACGGCGGATCCGTGGATACGCCGTGGAGAGATCTCAGCGATGAGGTGCGCCAGGTGGTGCTGCAGGGCTCTGAGCGGTTGAAGGTGCCCTATGGCAAGCACCCCTTGGAATCCCGCCTGAAATGGGCGGGCATCACCGCCAGGCCGCGGCCCGAGGGCTTCTACCGCGGGCTTGTGCCGGTGATGGAGGAGATCCTCCGCAGCAAGCGCAACGATTCGATTTTGCGCTTCGTGCGCAGCTCGCCCTGCGGCGCCTGTGGGGGAACGCGGCTGCGTCCGGAGGCCTTGGCTGTGAGCTGGCAGGGCTGGCGCATCGTGGATCTGGCGGCGATGCCGGTGAAGGCCCTCGGCCCCTGCCTGGCGGCGATCCAGGCCCCCGCCGACGAGGCGGCCATTCTGGATCCCATCCGCCAGGAGCTGCTGGAACGCTGCGAACTCATGGAGGATCTGGGCCTGGGTTACCTCTCCCTGGATCGCCCGGCGCCCAGTCTGTCCCGTGGCGAAGCCCAACGCCTGCGCCTTCTCGGCCTGGCCCTGGGGGAACTGCGGGGCCTCCTGCTGGTGCTGGATGAGCCCTCCGCAGGCCTGCATCCCAGCGAGGTGGCCCGCCTGATCCAGGTGCTGCAGCGCCTCCGCGACCAGGGCCAGACCGTGGTGGTGGTCGAACACGAGGCGCAGATCGCCCGAGCCGCGGACTGGCTCGTGGACCTCGGCCCGGGGCCCGGAAAGGCCGGAGGGGAACTGCTCTGGAGCGGCCCGCCTGCGCAGCTCCTGGAGGCACCGGAAGGCCGTGCCGCCGCGACCCGGCGCTGGCTTCAGGGGGATGACCCGGAGCCGATCCGCCCGGCGCGGATCGACAAGGGCGGCCTGAAACTGGATGGGCTGAATCGCAACAACCTGCAGAACCTTGCCATCGAGCTGGCCTTGGGCGCTCTGAACGTTGTCAGCGGTGTGTCCGGGGCGGGCAAGTCCTCGCTGCTGGAGGAGGTGGTTCAGCGCCTTGGAGCGGGCGGCGCCATCCAGGACTCCTTCCAGCGTATCGTCCGGGTGGATGCTGAGCCCATCGGCCGCACGCCCCGTTCCAATGCGGCCACCTATACGGGCGCTTCCGACCTCCTTCGCGATCTCTTCGCAGCCACCCCTGAGGCGAAGGCGCGGGGTTTCGGCAGGGGGCACTTTTCCTTCAACACCGCCGGGGGGCGCTGCGAGGCCTGTGAAGGGGCGGGTGTTCAGGAGGTGGGGTTGCGGCACTTCGGCACCGTGGAGCTGCCTTGCGAGGCCTGCGGCGGGCGACGCTTCCACCCGGAGGTGCTGACGGTGCAGGTGCGCGGCCGCAGCATGGCCGACCTGCTGGAGGGCAGCATCGCCGAGACCGCGGAGCTGTTCGCCGATCAGCCGAAACTCCGGCGCATCCTGAAGGCGCTGCTGGAAGTGGGCCTGGGCTACCTGCCCCTGGGCCAGCCCGCCACCACCCTGTCTGGCGGGGAAGCTCAGCGCGTGAAGCTGGCCGCAGAACTCGCCAAGGCGGGACGCGGCGCCGCGCTGATCGTTCTGGACGAGCCCAGCACCGGGCTGCACTCGGCGGATGTCCATGTCCTGCTGGAGAGCTGGGATCGTCTGCTGGATGCTGGCCACACCCTGCTGGTGGCGGACAATCACCGAGCGGTCTTGCGGCATGCGGACCAGGTGTTGGACCTGGGGCCTGGCAGCGGTCCCGAGGGCGGGCGGCTGGTGTGTGGGGGCAGGCCAGAGGCACTGATGGCGTGCGAGGCGTCGCTGACGGGGGCGGCCCTGCGGGCCCGGCCTTCCCAGCCAATGCCAACCCCCATGGCCTCGGAAGCGACGGCCATCGAGTTGCGGGGCGTGCGCACCCACAACCTGCAGGGCATCGAGGTGGCCATCCCCGCCCGGGGGCTGACGGTGGTGACGGGGCCTTCAGGCAGCGGGAAGTCCTCCCTGGTGTTCGACACCTTGCTGGCTGAGGCCCAGAACCGCTTTGCGGATCTGGTGTCACCCTGGGCGAGGCGCCTGCTGCCGCGCCGAGGCGGTGCGGACCTGGAGAGCGCCCACGGCCTCCAGGCCGCCATCGCCGTCCCCCAGCGGGCGGGGCGGCGCAATCCCCGTTCCACGGTGGGTTCTGTCACCGAGCTGGATGAGTTGCTGCGGCTGATCTTCTCCCGCGCGGGGGAGCGCCCCTGCCCAGTCTGCGGGGCGACCACGTTGGGCGAACGGTGCGCCTGCGGCGAAAGCCTTCCCGTGCTGTGGGCGTCGGATTTCTCACCGCATTCCGAGCGGGGCGCCTGCCCCCGTTGCAAGGGGCTGGGCTTGCTGCAGCGCTGCGATCCTGAGCGGCTGGTGAGTCACCCCGACCTGCCACTGGATGGGGGCGCCCTGGGGGGCACACGCTTCGGCGCCTACCTGGGCGAACCCGACGGCCAGTTCATGGCGACGCTTCGCCACGCGGCTGGCCAGGCTGGCCTCAGCGTCGAGGGGCCCTGGCGCGGGCTGGCGCCCGAAGCCCAACAGCTCGCCTTGTACGGAACCGGGGATCGGATTCATGAGGTGAGCTGGTGGTACCGCCGTGGCAAATCGGAGGGTGTGCATCACCTGAAGACCGCGTGGGCGGGCCTCCTCGACCTGGTGGACCGCGAGTACGAGCGGACCCATGCCGAGGCCAAGGGGGCCGAGTTGGAGGTTCTTCTGGCCGATGTCCCCTGCGAAGCCTGCGACGGCGAACGCCTGAAGGAGCAAGCGCGCAGGGTCAGGTTCGGTCCGCACCGTTTGGGGCCGTGGCTGGAGCGACCGCTCCAGGAAATGCTCGATTGGTTTGCCACGGCGGAGGAACAGGGATTGTCCGCCAGGGCGATCAAGCTCACGGAGGATCTTCGTGAAGATGTCGTGCGCAAGCTTCGGGCCCTCGCTGAAGCAGGGCTGGGCTACCTCTCCCTGCGTCGCGAGATGGCGAGCCTCTCCGGTGGCGAAGCTCAGCGCGTCCGTCTCGCCGCCTCCCTCAGCGGCGGACTGGTGGGCGTGACCTACGTGTTGGATGAACCCAGTCAGGGGCTGCATTCGCGGGATGTCCGGAGGCTCGGCGGCGTGCTCCGCGGGCTGGCGGAGGCCGGCAACGCGGTGGTGCTGGTGGAGCATGACCGCTCCCTGATTGCAGCCGCGGACCACGTGATCGAACTGGGACCGGGCGCAGGCCCTGCGGGCGGACGCCTCGTGGCCGCAGGGCCGCCCAGGCCGATGAAGGAAGGAGCGTCCCGCGCACGAAAGGAAGGGCGCCAGGACGGGAAATTGGACACCGCTTCGGGCGGAGTTGCTGTGTTGCCTCCGCTGCCTGCGGTGGGCCTGCGTGGAGCCAGCCTTCACAACCTCCAAAGCCTCGATGTGGCCTTTCCCGTGGGGGCGCTGGTGGCTGTCAGCGGGGTCTCCGGCAGCGGGAAATCCAGCCTGGTCATGGGCGTGCTGGCCCCTTCCCTGCAGCATCACCTGGAGGGGCGCGACCCAGTGGGCTGCGAAGGCCTTGAGACACCCTTGACCTTCGAGTCGGTGCTCTGCGCCCAGCAGGGCAGCCTGGAGCTTTCCCCCCAAAGCACGGTGTCGAGCCTGGCAGGGTTCAGCGAGGCGCTGCGGAAGCGCTTCGCTGCGACGCCGCGGGCCAAGGCCCTGAAGCTGGGGGCCAAGCACTTCTCCACAGCCAGGCCCGGCGGCCGCTGCGAGGCCTGTGAGGGCCGCGGCGTGATCACGATCGCCATGGACCTGCTCCCGGATGTCGCCCTGGGCTGTGATGTCTGCGGTGGACAGCGCTTCCAGCCGCAGGTGCTGGAGTGCCTTGTCGAGGGGAAGACCATCACCGATGTCCTGGAAGCCAGTGTGGCGGAGGCCGCTTTGTTCTTCACCGGTCTGGCCCCTCTCGCCAAGCCCATGCAGGCCCTCTGCGACATGGGGTTGGGCTACCTGAAGCTGGGGCAGGAGGGCTCCACCCTGTCGGAGGGTGAACGGCAGCGCCTGCGCCTGGCTACCCTGCTCGCGGAGATGGGGCCGGGACGCAGGGCCATCCTGCTGGATGAACCCACGCGCGGCCTGGGCTTCGAGGATGTGACGCGCCTGGTGGATTCGTTGCGGCAGGTCGCGGGACAGGGCCATCTCGTGGTCGCCGTGGAGCATGATCTGGTTTTCCTTCGCGCCAGCGATTGGGTCATCGATCTGGGGCCAGAAGCTGGTGCGGCCGGGGGCCGGGTGGTGGCCCAGGGGCCGCCGGAGGCGCTGACCACCCACCCCGAATCCCATACGGGACAGGCCCTGGCGGCGCCCGGGAATTCCTAGGCCCTGTCAGAAGCTCCGCGCCCTATCATGGGCCCTTCCCCCGGAGCCAATCATGTCCTTGAGACGCAAGATGGGAACTGCCACGTGGCTGATCGCGCTGCCGGGGCTCCCCCTGCTGGCCCAGGCCACGCCGCGCGCCTATGTGGGGGCGACCCTGGTGAATCCTGGCGCTGCCTCCATCCCCAACGCGGTGGTGGTGCTGAAGGATGGCCG
This sequence is a window from Geothrix sp. PMB-07. Protein-coding genes within it:
- a CDS encoding RNA polymerase sigma factor; this translates as MELSQALPLVRRGDELAWEFFVRTFQGRVFGLAYHYTAQAEDARDLTQDVFVRIYQNLALVPDESGCLPWIIRITRNACIDHLRRRKARPPLWDLPADELFDLRSTDQNPEEAHLAAVRKTMVHRALQELTDLNREVILLKEIQGLGLEEIAAILEVPVGTVKSRSNRARLELAQKLCAAGMGG
- a CDS encoding zf-HC2 domain-containing protein, which encodes MNDSLLPPQAALDLTRAILARTSGSSCERLQELACDLVDETLDATRSQLAQAHLDGCPGCARLVAALRAAQTALPALAQANPGPWFTQRVLRATVHRPVAARTDLRSLWWKLMHRPRIALEAAYLGAAAGLMGITLPIPAPSIPLRVPAFVQPLGASAQRVKAQVIQVERRSALTVQQGLRPAPASPAAPRPSHWQRGSAWMRAQFQALRGNPPAAPAQGNPTGPPNP
- a CDS encoding ATP-binding cassette domain-containing protein, which produces MLETRPVAAGSEDIVIRGAAEHNLKGFDLRIPRRSLTVITGVSGSGKSSLAFDTLFREGQRRFLETLPAFSRQFVGGLSRPALRSIEGLGPAVALGQRVNHANLRSTVGTLTEGWDLLRLLFARLGKAPEGIHPTRGLFSFNGEAGACPQCQGLGVEDRLDLDLLVADPAKSLREGALRVSTPNGYLMYSQVTLAVLDEVLRAHGGSVDTPWRDLSDEVRQVVLQGSERLKVPYGKHPLESRLKWAGITARPRPEGFYRGLVPVMEEILRSKRNDSILRFVRSSPCGACGGTRLRPEALAVSWQGWRIVDLAAMPVKALGPCLAAIQAPADEAAILDPIRQELLERCELMEDLGLGYLSLDRPAPSLSRGEAQRLRLLGLALGELRGLLLVLDEPSAGLHPSEVARLIQVLQRLRDQGQTVVVVEHEAQIARAADWLVDLGPGPGKAGGELLWSGPPAQLLEAPEGRAAATRRWLQGDDPEPIRPARIDKGGLKLDGLNRNNLQNLAIELALGALNVVSGVSGAGKSSLLEEVVQRLGAGGAIQDSFQRIVRVDAEPIGRTPRSNAATYTGASDLLRDLFAATPEAKARGFGRGHFSFNTAGGRCEACEGAGVQEVGLRHFGTVELPCEACGGRRFHPEVLTVQVRGRSMADLLEGSIAETAELFADQPKLRRILKALLEVGLGYLPLGQPATTLSGGEAQRVKLAAELAKAGRGAALIVLDEPSTGLHSADVHVLLESWDRLLDAGHTLLVADNHRAVLRHADQVLDLGPGSGPEGGRLVCGGRPEALMACEASLTGAALRARPSQPMPTPMASEATAIELRGVRTHNLQGIEVAIPARGLTVVTGPSGSGKSSLVFDTLLAEAQNRFADLVSPWARRLLPRRGGADLESAHGLQAAIAVPQRAGRRNPRSTVGSVTELDELLRLIFSRAGERPCPVCGATTLGERCACGESLPVLWASDFSPHSERGACPRCKGLGLLQRCDPERLVSHPDLPLDGGALGGTRFGAYLGEPDGQFMATLRHAAGQAGLSVEGPWRGLAPEAQQLALYGTGDRIHEVSWWYRRGKSEGVHHLKTAWAGLLDLVDREYERTHAEAKGAELEVLLADVPCEACDGERLKEQARRVRFGPHRLGPWLERPLQEMLDWFATAEEQGLSARAIKLTEDLREDVVRKLRALAEAGLGYLSLRREMASLSGGEAQRVRLAASLSGGLVGVTYVLDEPSQGLHSRDVRRLGGVLRGLAEAGNAVVLVEHDRSLIAAADHVIELGPGAGPAGGRLVAAGPPRPMKEGASRARKEGRQDGKLDTASGGVAVLPPLPAVGLRGASLHNLQSLDVAFPVGALVAVSGVSGSGKSSLVMGVLAPSLQHHLEGRDPVGCEGLETPLTFESVLCAQQGSLELSPQSTVSSLAGFSEALRKRFAATPRAKALKLGAKHFSTARPGGRCEACEGRGVITIAMDLLPDVALGCDVCGGQRFQPQVLECLVEGKTITDVLEASVAEAALFFTGLAPLAKPMQALCDMGLGYLKLGQEGSTLSEGERQRLRLATLLAEMGPGRRAILLDEPTRGLGFEDVTRLVDSLRQVAGQGHLVVAVEHDLVFLRASDWVIDLGPEAGAAGGRVVAQGPPEALTTHPESHTGQALAAPGNS